One region of Sulfuriroseicoccus oceanibius genomic DNA includes:
- a CDS encoding beta-N-acetylhexosaminidase — MIGRILPALAALWITCTLTATASIIPQPKEMTTHGDAFPLTSKLTVTTPAELEAIAESLEQWFTERAPATNAEQPPATTKVTLAIDTSGTLPAEGYRLETRDHTITITGADAAGVFYGVQSLKQLFSADEAATIPATTITDAPRFRWRGMHLDVSRHFYSVDEVKRFLDHMAAYKMNVFHWHLVDGPGWRIEIKRYPKLTEIGAWRKDKTSEPWNWQATEINPKGQQQGDYGGYYTQDQIREIVAYAKERFITVVPEIEMPGHSYAVLVAHPEFACPTNEILTEGLRGKDVFCVGNPGTTEFLQHILDEVLELFPSQYIHIGADEVPKSAWLECPKCTGLMKDQRLADGDALQSYFVKQMEAYLKSKGRTLIGWDEIIEGGLPEDAAVMVWRDANFAKSALEHGHPVVLCPNSHCYFDYYQTEDHNSVPPAIGGFTPTTKVYSFQPESVATNDAQRALILGVQGTVWTEYIQNMDHLEARIFPRMPALSEVAWSPADQRDFESFTKRLNHHKARWKAAGIQFYDGPLDGKQIKPKN; from the coding sequence ATGATTGGCCGAATTCTCCCCGCGCTCGCGGCTCTTTGGATCACTTGCACACTCACTGCCACTGCATCGATCATCCCCCAACCAAAGGAGATGACCACGCACGGCGACGCATTTCCCCTGACCTCGAAGCTCACCGTCACCACTCCGGCGGAACTGGAAGCGATCGCAGAATCCCTCGAGCAATGGTTCACCGAACGCGCCCCAGCTACGAACGCCGAACAACCGCCAGCCACCACCAAGGTCACTCTCGCCATCGACACCAGCGGCACCCTCCCCGCCGAAGGCTACCGTCTGGAAACGCGAGACCACACCATCACCATCACCGGCGCTGATGCGGCAGGCGTTTTTTACGGCGTCCAATCGCTGAAGCAACTCTTCTCCGCAGACGAGGCCGCCACCATTCCCGCCACCACCATCACCGACGCCCCGCGTTTCCGCTGGCGCGGGATGCACCTCGACGTGTCACGCCACTTCTACTCGGTAGACGAAGTAAAAAGATTCCTCGACCACATGGCGGCCTACAAAATGAATGTCTTCCACTGGCATTTGGTCGACGGACCGGGCTGGCGCATCGAGATCAAACGTTACCCGAAGCTCACTGAGATCGGCGCATGGCGCAAGGACAAGACCTCCGAGCCGTGGAACTGGCAAGCCACAGAGATCAACCCAAAGGGCCAACAACAAGGCGACTACGGTGGCTATTACACTCAGGATCAGATCAGAGAAATCGTCGCCTACGCCAAAGAACGTTTCATCACCGTGGTACCGGAGATTGAAATGCCCGGCCACTCGTACGCAGTGCTCGTCGCGCATCCCGAGTTCGCCTGCCCGACCAATGAGATCCTCACCGAAGGACTGCGTGGCAAGGATGTGTTCTGCGTCGGCAACCCGGGGACCACAGAGTTCCTCCAGCACATCCTCGACGAAGTGCTCGAGCTCTTTCCGTCGCAGTACATCCACATTGGTGCGGACGAAGTACCGAAGTCCGCGTGGCTCGAATGCCCGAAGTGCACAGGATTGATGAAAGATCAAAGACTCGCCGACGGCGACGCGTTGCAAAGCTACTTCGTCAAACAAATGGAAGCCTACCTCAAGAGCAAAGGCCGCACGCTCATCGGCTGGGACGAGATCATCGAGGGCGGGCTGCCTGAGGACGCCGCGGTGATGGTCTGGCGCGATGCCAACTTCGCCAAATCCGCGCTGGAACACGGCCACCCCGTCGTCCTGTGCCCGAACTCCCATTGCTATTTCGATTACTACCAAACCGAAGACCACAACTCGGTGCCACCGGCGATCGGTGGGTTCACCCCGACAACCAAGGTCTACAGCTTCCAACCGGAATCAGTCGCCACCAACGACGCCCAGCGCGCGTTGATCCTCGGCGTCCAGGGCACGGTCTGGACCGAGTACATCCAGAACATGGACCACCTCGAAGCCCGTATTTTCCCGCGCATGCCCGCACTGTCCGAAGTCGCGTGGAGCCCGGCAGACCAACGCGACTTCGAAAGTTTCACCAAGCGCCTCAACCATCACAAAGCCCGCTGGAAAGCCGCTGGAATCCAGTTTTACGACGGCCCGCTCGATGGCAAACAGATCAAACCAAAGAACTGA